Proteins from a single region of Rana temporaria chromosome 5, aRanTem1.1, whole genome shotgun sequence:
- the RNF182 gene encoding E3 ubiquitin-protein ligase RNF182: MTGQVAEDTSESPNLNSDELECKICYNRYNLRQRKPKVLGCCHRVCAKCLYKLVDCVESPQCVIVCPFCRFETRLPEDEVSSLPDDNNILLNLACGGKGRCPGDNPTELLLTPKRLSTLVTPSHSSTNCLVITIMEVQRESSPSLNATPVVEFYRPSTYDPVSMPQNWTVWNCTSLICQTSVRVFVWLLGLLYFSSLPLGIYLLVSKKVTLGVVFVSLVPSSLVILMVYGFCQCVCHEFLDCMATS; this comes from the coding sequence ATGACTGGGCAAGTAGCTGAAGATACATCTGAGTCTCCAAACCTAAACTCAGACGAGTTGGAATGCAAGATATGTTACAACCGATACAACTTAAGACAGAGAAAACCAAAAGTTTTGGGCTGTTGTCACAGAGTATGTGCCAAATGCCTCTACAAGCTTGTGGACTGTGTGGAGTCGCCACAATGTGTGATTGTATGCCCGTTTTGTAGGTTTGAGACTCGATTACCTGAGGATGAGGTTAGCAGTCTCCCTGATGATAACAATATCTTACTTAATCTTGCATGTGGCGGCAAAGGAAGGTGTCCTGGAGACAATCCTACAGAGTTGCTTTTAACACCAAAACGCCTGTCAACTCTAGTCACTCCATCACACAGTTCTACCAACTGCCTTGTGATCACCATAATGGAAGTCCAGAGGGAAAGTTCTCCATCCCTCAATGCTACTCCTGTGGTAGAATTCTACCGGCCTTCAACGTATGACCCAGTCTCAATGCCTCAGAACTGGACAGTGTGGAATTGTACATCGCTCATCTGCCAAACCTCAGTACGTGTCTTTGTTTGGTTGCTAGGATTACTCTATTTTAGTTCGTTGCCTCTGGGGATCTATTTGTTGGTATCAAAAAAGGTAACCCTTGGGGTTGTCTTTGTAAGCCTTGTTCCTTCTAGCCTTGTTATACTTATGGTATATGGCTTCTGCCAGTGCGTATGCCATGAATTTTTGGATTGTATGGCCACGTCTTGA